GTCGTTTAATATTGATAAATGGACTCATCAACAAATACCAAAAACGTTGTTTTTTTGAACCTTCAAATTCAATCAATCCATATTTTATTTTATCAACAGGTAATTCTTTAAAGGTGCCAAAAAGTTTATCCCAAATAATAAACATATTTCCATAATTGGAATCTGTGTATTCTTGGTCTTGATGATGGTGTACTTTATGAAAATTTGGTGTGACGAATATTTTTCCAAAAAAGGAGTCAACCCAGTTCGGAAAACCAAAGCTAACATGATGTACTACGAACAACGGCATGTAAAGAATCCAACGAAGAATAATTATTTTTATATCCAAACCAAATAAAATTCCAGCTACAAAAACCGAAGCATTATCTAAGATTACATCAAAAGGATGTGCTCTAAATGAGGTGGAGCTATCCATTTTTGTATCACTGTGATGGACTCTATGCAAACGCCAAAACAAATGCCATTTATGA
The nucleotide sequence above comes from Aureibaculum algae. Encoded proteins:
- a CDS encoding sterol desaturase family protein, whose amino-acid sequence is MNTIIESLIRIDADKMFVILLAIFFTIEQFLENGSAIKKNSIHLFHSVILQAGYIILNIVIASLFVFVFDWVAENNIGLLNQIEMPYIIKIIVGIIAIDFVSYWAHRLNHKWHLFWRLHRVHHSDTKMDSSTSFRAHPFDVILDNASVFVAGILFGLDIKIIILRWILYMPLFVVHHVSFGFPNWVDSFFGKIFVTPNFHKVHHHQDQEYTDSNYGNMFIIWDKLFGTFKELPVDKIKYGLIEFEGSKKQRFWYLLMSPFINIKRLDK